ACCACCGCTGCGCGCTCATGTACACTTCAGGGAGCTCCAGGACCTTGCGCAGCGGGACGAGCACCTCGCGGCGGAGGCGGTGGAGGGTTTGGTACGTGTAGTGCTCGTCGGAGAGCTGGGCGTACTCGGGGTCCGAGTCGCGCGGGAAGAGGCGACGGGCGATGGCCTCGCAGAGCAGCGTTGTGCGGTCGAACGACGAGCCCGGCGTGGGGCACCACTTGGCGGCGAGCCCGATCTTCCTCTTCTTGCCGTCGAGGGCCAGCTGCTCGAGGTCCGTCGCAAGGAGGGCGGCGAAGAAGTCGGCGACAGCGTCGAACAGGAAGCGGTAGGCACGGTCGCCGTAGTACGTCTCCAGCGACTGCACGGCGAGCTTGGCCGCCTTCCGGACCTTCTTCGACGGCCGCCGCTTAGTTGCCGCCGTCTTCTTCTTCTGGTCCACCTTCGGCTTCTGCTCGGCCGGCTCCTGAACCGGGACAGGGGCGGCCTCCACCTCCATGGGCCTGCCCCTGCCGGACATGGCGAGGGCGGCGGAGAGGTAGGCGCCGAACATGGGCTTTGGCGGCACAGGGGCCAGCACGCGGGCTTGCTTGCAGTCGGCCAGCCTAGGCTTAGGCTTGCCGAGGTCCTTCTCCTTCCTGCCCGCCTTCTCGGCGTCCGCGCTCTCCCTGGCGAGCTTGCGCACGTCGGGGCCGTGGATGAGGCGGAAGAGCAGCTCGGGCAAGTCCTTGAGGTAGCCGAACTCGGCGAGCGCGGCGACGTTGCAGGCGAGCGTGCGGGGGTGGTTCTGGTGCAGCCAGAGCGCGGCGGCGTAGAAGCCCTCCTTGTCCGACTTGCCGGTGCCGCGGACGCCGCGCAGGTTGCAGGCGAGCTTGAGCGCCGTGAGCGCGTCGTGCGCCCAGGCGGCAGCGAGCAGGCCGCGCACGCGCTCGGGCGGCGTGTCGGGCACCACCTGGAAGAAGAAGTCGAGGCAGGGGCTGCCCGAGTTGGCGTACGTGGCGGAGCCGTTCTCCGTCAGCGCCCTCCGCGGCTCCAGCTCCGCCTTGATCTCCGCGGCCGACGGCGCGTCGACGGCCGCGTCGAGGACGCCGACGAAGGGGCGCGACGGGCGCGCGCCGCGGATGACCGGAGGGCCGAggagggggcgcggcggcgcggcgggctcCGTCTCCGTTGCCATGACGTCTAGAGTCTAGGGTTTTGCTCGGTGGTCGCGATCAGATGCGATTGATGTTTTTTTATGTGAACTTATTATTACGTTTTTTTTTGAGACAGACTTATTATTACGTGATAGCAGAGGGGGGCTCTGGGCTGTCGATTGAACCGACATGGCAGGTCGACGGCGCAGATCCGATCGATGGGGGTATTAATGTAGTCAACTGGAAAAAAAGTTACAATGCTCATGGGATACAGACGATCATATTTTTGATCCCTAAAAAGAAGAGATAATAATCGTGTTCTAATCACTTCAAGTGAATTTCTGTCGATTTTGTGAAGTTTGAGTCACATTTCTTGTTGATAAGTGTTTTCTTGCAGTCGACCCACTTGTCAAGGGCATCGCGCTCACACCCGAAAGCCACGTCCTTCCACATCGGCCCCACGCAACtgccccttctccttgtcctttTTCACCGCGGCTAATGGCCACACACTCGAGGCGCCCATCCTCCACTCATTGCGCCCCACCATCATTGTGCGCGTCGCTGCGGTGAGCGTCATCATAGAGGCTGAGAGAGGTCATCACGGGGAGGCTACAATCAAGGCACAAAAAGTTGCAATGGAGTGTTGCACCCCCATGACGTGTCGTCACCGTAGATGATGGAACTCAAGCGGCGACCGGTAGtgtttgggaacgtagtaattgaaaaaaattcctacgatcacgcaagatctatctaggagaagcatagcaacgagacgggagagtgtgtccacgtaccctcgtagaccggaagcggaagcgttaggttaacgcggttgatgtagtcgaacgtcttcgcgatccaaccgatcaagtaccgaagtacgacacctccgagttctgcacacgttcagctcgatgacgtccctcgaactattgatccagcagagggtcgagggagaatttcatcagcacgacggtgtggtgacggtgatggtaatgtgatccgcgcagggcttcgcctaagcactgcgacgctatgaccggaggagcaaactgtggagagagacgccgcacacggcttggaacaattgttgtgtctccaaggggtgccctgcccacgtatataaaggaggggaggaggaggccggccaacaaggcgccagggagaggggagtcctactaggactcctactCCTAgcaggattcggccccccttttttccttcttccggaggggtgatacgtctccaacgtatctataatttttgattgcttcatgctatattatatgctattttggatgattaatgagctttgttatacacttttatattatttttgggactaacctattaaccggaggcccaacccaaattgctgttttttgcctatttcagagtttcgcagaaaaagaatatcaaacggagtccaaacggaatgaaaccttcgggaacgtgattttcggaacaaacgtgatccagaggacttgaaccctacatcaagaaagcaaccaggagggcacgaggtagggggcgcgccctccaccctcgtggggaccacgttgctccaccgacgtacttcttcctcctatatatacctacgtacccccaaaccaacagaggcatccacgaaaacctaattccaccgccgcaaccttctgtacccgtgagatcccatcttggggccttttccggcgtcctgcaggagggggcattgatcacggagggcttctacatcaacaccatagcctctccgatgatgtgtgagtagtttacctcagaccttcgggtccatagttattagctagatggcttcttctctctctttggatctcaatacaaagttctccatgattctcgtggagatctattcgatgtaatcttcttttgcggtgtgtttgtgagaccgatgaattgtgggtttatgatcaaatttatctatgaacaatatttgaatcttctctgaattcttttatgtatgattggttatctttgcaagtctcttcgaattatcagtttggtttggcctactagattgatctttcttgcaatgggagaagtgcttagctttggattcaatcttgcggtgtcctttcccagtgacaggaggggcagcaaggcacgtattgtattgttgccatcgaggataacaagatagggtttatatcatattg
This sequence is a window from Aegilops tauschii subsp. strangulata cultivar AL8/78 chromosome 7, Aet v6.0, whole genome shotgun sequence. Protein-coding genes within it:
- the LOC109783638 gene encoding uncharacterized protein, which codes for MATETEPAAPPRPLLGPPVIRGARPSRPFVGVLDAAVDAPSAAEIKAELEPRRALTENGSATYANSGSPCLDFFFQVVPDTPPERVRGLLAAAWAHDALTALKLACNLRGVRGTGKSDKEGFYAAALWLHQNHPRTLACNVAALAEFGYLKDLPELLFRLIHGPDVRKLARESADAEKAGRKEKDLGKPKPRLADCKQARVLAPVPPKPMFGAYLSAALAMSGRGRPMEVEAAPVPVQEPAEQKPKVDQKKKTAATKRRPSKKVRKAAKLAVQSLETYYGDRAYRFLFDAVADFFAALLATDLEQLALDGKKRKIGLAAKWCPTPGSSFDRTTLLCEAIARRLFPRDSDPEYAQLSDEHYTYQTLHRLRREVLVPLRKVLELPEVYMSAQRWSELPYTRVASVAMRRYKLLFKKHDEERFDKYLEDVEAGKAKISAGALLPHEIAASAYRGEDDDVSELQWRRMVDDLRSKGSLCNCISVCDVSGSMTGTPMEVCIALGVLTSELSEEPWAGKVITFSERPELHLINGKTLREKMRFVQRMEWDMNTNFQAVFDQILRTAVEARLAPEKMIRTVFVYSDMEFDQASGYDDDDDYSEDDEEEDEEEEKQRSWNTDYKVICQKFRDAGYGDVVPQIIFWNLRDSKSTPVTSTQPGVAMVSGFSKNFLKIFLKKDGVVNPEAIMMEAIAGDEYQKLAVFD